Proteins encoded by one window of Teretinema zuelzerae:
- a CDS encoding STAS domain-containing protein produces the protein MNNNAIIPGFDEEKDDSLKIRLEKISEIENCVVLYLNGYIDTYNSSFFQKRVSKVVESGYTRLVFNCGALNYVSSTGIGSFTAFLKTVKPKGGDVVLLEIQPKVYEVFQLLGFSQFFNIKDSLADSIQFFKTSGTEVKSEVFPKIFACPICSKKLKATKAGRFRCSECKTILAIDNNGQVFLG, from the coding sequence ATGAACAATAACGCCATCATTCCAGGATTTGATGAAGAAAAAGATGATAGTCTAAAAATCCGTCTGGAGAAAATCTCTGAAATTGAGAATTGTGTAGTTCTCTACTTGAATGGATATATCGATACCTATAATTCCAGTTTCTTTCAAAAGCGCGTTTCTAAAGTAGTGGAGTCAGGTTACACCAGACTCGTGTTCAACTGCGGCGCTCTGAATTATGTATCATCAACCGGCATCGGATCCTTCACCGCGTTCCTGAAGACGGTAAAACCCAAGGGCGGAGACGTAGTTCTTCTTGAGATTCAGCCGAAGGTTTACGAGGTTTTTCAGCTTCTCGGATTCTCTCAATTCTTCAATATTAAGGATTCCTTAGCCGACTCCATCCAGTTCTTTAAGACGAGCGGAACAGAAGTGAAATCGGAAGTGTTTCCGAAGATTTTCGCTTGTCCGATTTGCTCGAAAAAACTGAAAGCCACCAAAGCCGGCCGATTCCGGTGTTCAGAATGCAAGACGATTCTGGCTATTGATAATAACGGCCAGGTTTTTCTTGGGTAA
- a CDS encoding SDR family NAD(P)-dependent oxidoreductase: protein MVSSVSGKKVLVVGGTGGIGFGIAQSLKDRGAEAILVGRHSVPGFDCRKIDLSDSAEWRKVLNLAEQTDILCASWGPFLQKPLHETSPEEWLNVVSSNLSLPGALVSAALPYMLSRGWGRILLFGGTRTDTSRGARTNAAYAAAKAGITSLVRSVALSYAAEGIQCNGICPGLVRTEYLDAEQIRSLGSKNPDGKLVEVSEIADAALMLMENSVYNGVLLPVDKGWAPGLI, encoded by the coding sequence ATGGTTTCGAGCGTATCTGGTAAAAAAGTTCTTGTCGTCGGTGGCACCGGCGGAATAGGGTTCGGAATTGCGCAATCTTTGAAGGATCGCGGCGCAGAAGCGATTCTGGTCGGCAGGCATTCGGTCCCTGGTTTCGATTGCAGAAAGATCGATCTTTCCGACAGTGCAGAATGGCGAAAAGTCCTGAATTTAGCCGAACAAACGGATATACTCTGTGCATCCTGGGGGCCTTTTTTACAGAAGCCCCTGCATGAAACAAGTCCGGAAGAGTGGCTGAACGTCGTTTCTTCAAATCTCTCCCTTCCCGGGGCTCTTGTTTCAGCCGCTCTGCCGTATATGCTTTCCCGGGGATGGGGCCGAATTCTCCTTTTCGGAGGAACTCGGACGGACACGTCGCGAGGGGCGCGGACAAACGCCGCGTATGCCGCGGCTAAGGCAGGAATAACGTCCTTGGTGCGTTCCGTAGCCCTTTCGTACGCTGCGGAAGGAATACAATGCAACGGCATTTGTCCGGGGCTTGTGAGAACAGAGTATCTCGATGCTGAACAGATTCGCAGTCTCGGCTCTAAAAACCCGGACGGAAAGCTCGTCGAGGTCTCTGAAATTGCGGATGCAGCCCTTATGCTGATGGAGAATTCCGTGTATAATGGGGTTTTGTTGCCTGTCGATAAAGGTTGGGCTCCCGGTCTTATTTGA
- a CDS encoding RNA methyltransferase, which yields MKPLPCVIVLCRPEESRNIGSVCRAMKNMGCVQLRIVGEKKDFDETQVKTLAVHAPEIWEGAEFFPPSVEGLKQALADCSIAAGTTRRMGQKRKSWGMTPEQFASFAASHENGLAAAVFGNERTGLTDEELECCTLALNIPSSPDFPSLNLSHAVQVVAYSLFRAFETRGRGYQPISLDRLNALSENLSGHLSHIGLYRHSGKEENERLLTGILSRAALSEGEAAHLEALFQRIAYIKTGSDQDR from the coding sequence GTGAAACCACTACCATGCGTTATCGTACTCTGCAGACCGGAAGAAAGCAGAAACATCGGTTCAGTTTGCAGGGCCATGAAGAATATGGGATGCGTACAGCTCCGCATCGTCGGAGAAAAGAAAGATTTCGACGAAACGCAGGTTAAAACGCTTGCCGTTCATGCGCCGGAAATCTGGGAAGGGGCGGAGTTTTTCCCTCCTTCCGTGGAAGGCTTGAAGCAAGCGCTGGCAGACTGCAGCATCGCCGCAGGAACTACGAGGCGGATGGGCCAGAAACGCAAGTCTTGGGGGATGACGCCGGAACAATTCGCGTCCTTCGCGGCTTCCCATGAAAACGGCCTCGCCGCGGCGGTATTCGGAAACGAACGAACAGGCCTGACCGACGAAGAGCTTGAATGCTGCACCCTTGCGCTGAACATTCCGTCGAGCCCGGATTTTCCGTCTTTGAATCTCTCGCACGCGGTTCAAGTGGTTGCATACTCCTTGTTCCGCGCCTTTGAAACGCGAGGCAGGGGGTACCAGCCGATTTCCCTCGACAGGCTGAACGCGCTGTCGGAGAACCTCAGCGGACACCTTTCGCATATCGGGTTATATCGCCATTCCGGAAAAGAAGAAAACGAGCGGTTGTTGACCGGCATTCTCTCGCGAGCCGCGCTATCGGAGGGCGAGGCGGCGCACCTGGAAGCTCTGTTTCAGAGAATCGCCTATATTAAAACTGGATCAGATCAGGATCGATGA
- a CDS encoding sigma-54-dependent transcriptional regulator — MKQVFVLSSSKAHLLALVAVARRIWEVYSVEHPRDSYKLLSEKHWDAAIVDLDVSGIDLYDLCSFITRLDKAPHLFLVCRGGFPQAHERAATSSLVTMISLSGDVRSFIHAVSAVLDSRRNETSVLNSCEKADKEALCSRILLGISPAIRDVRSRLKRYASLPHPVLITGETGSGKDLAARLLHDISIRANGPYEAVNVSCIPESLAETFLFGSLRGGYTGSKDLPGCFERADTGTLFLDEIGTMPVAIQPRFLRAVEEGCVTRVGSAVKKKVSCRLVCATNAKIGDAESTERFREDLLFRIDCLRVKIPPLRERREDIPLLAGHCLGALGKNLSDSALRKIMKHEWPGNVRQLFQCLRRAAADSDSCLIDPDLIQF; from the coding sequence ATGAAACAGGTATTTGTTCTGTCTTCGTCCAAAGCGCATCTTCTCGCTCTTGTCGCTGTCGCCCGAAGAATATGGGAAGTGTATTCTGTTGAACACCCTCGCGACTCATACAAGCTGCTTTCAGAAAAACATTGGGACGCCGCAATCGTAGATTTGGATGTTTCGGGAATCGATTTATATGATTTGTGCAGTTTCATAACCCGCCTCGATAAGGCTCCCCATTTATTTCTGGTTTGCCGCGGCGGATTTCCCCAAGCTCATGAACGTGCGGCAACCAGCAGCCTGGTTACCATGATATCCCTGTCGGGCGATGTACGCAGTTTTATTCATGCCGTATCTGCCGTTCTCGATTCCCGCCGGAACGAAACTTCTGTTCTCAATTCATGCGAAAAAGCCGATAAGGAAGCGCTGTGCTCCCGAATTCTGCTGGGAATAAGCCCTGCTATTCGCGATGTCCGCTCCCGATTGAAACGGTATGCGTCCTTGCCCCATCCCGTACTTATTACCGGCGAGACGGGGAGCGGAAAAGACCTTGCGGCCAGGCTATTGCATGATATTTCGATCAGGGCTAACGGTCCCTACGAGGCGGTGAACGTCAGCTGCATTCCTGAGTCCCTTGCTGAAACCTTTTTATTCGGTTCGCTCCGCGGCGGGTATACCGGCTCCAAGGACCTTCCCGGATGCTTCGAACGTGCAGATACGGGAACTCTTTTTCTTGATGAAATCGGAACTATGCCGGTCGCCATTCAACCCAGATTTCTGCGCGCGGTCGAAGAGGGCTGCGTCACAAGAGTCGGTTCGGCGGTGAAGAAAAAAGTATCGTGCCGGCTGGTCTGCGCGACAAACGCAAAAATCGGCGATGCTGAATCGACCGAGCGGTTCCGGGAAGATTTGTTATTCAGGATCGATTGTTTGCGAGTGAAAATTCCCCCTCTTCGCGAACGGCGGGAAGATATTCCTCTGCTGGCCGGACACTGCCTCGGCGCTCTCGGGAAGAATCTCTCCGATTCGGCGCTGAGAAAAATCATGAAGCATGAATGGCCGGGAAATGTCCGGCAGTTGTTTCAATGCTTGCGCCGCGCGGCGGCGGATTCCGACTCATGCCTCATCGATCCTGATCTGATCCAGTTTTAA
- a CDS encoding WecB/TagA/CpsF family glycosyltransferase, translated as MAVERIDFMRVPLDIVPPEDLEQTILELLSREGPQQIMLVSLWDVLRARRRGEFRSMVTSAALVLPVSKSLIRGAAFLKKKKPVRYYPFSLLISVLGTLEKYYKTLYLLGGQHRSLMQAERNVRSTFPHLGIVGRFAGGYHRTMEKNILTAIAKAQPSLVLIGDRMPGGQRWVHRNRKNFRTGIFLWSRDVIDVFSDRKRRVSEKTFERGLEYFPLLLKNPLRFFRIFQYLWYNILLLAYRIFRTARS; from the coding sequence GTGGCAGTTGAAAGAATAGATTTTATGCGGGTTCCTCTGGATATAGTGCCTCCCGAGGATCTCGAACAGACGATATTGGAACTCCTTTCGCGCGAAGGTCCCCAACAGATAATGCTGGTTTCCCTCTGGGACGTGCTTCGCGCGCGCCGTCGCGGCGAATTCCGGTCGATGGTGACCTCCGCCGCCCTGGTGCTTCCTGTCTCGAAGAGCCTGATCCGCGGCGCCGCCTTCCTCAAGAAGAAAAAACCGGTTCGCTATTATCCTTTTTCGCTCTTGATTTCAGTGCTCGGCACCCTTGAAAAATACTATAAAACTCTCTATCTTCTCGGCGGTCAGCACCGGAGCCTGATGCAGGCGGAAAGAAACGTGCGGAGTACGTTCCCTCATCTGGGCATCGTCGGCCGGTTTGCCGGCGGATATCACCGAACTATGGAAAAAAACATTCTCACCGCGATAGCCAAAGCCCAGCCGTCTCTTGTTCTCATCGGAGACCGGATGCCCGGAGGACAGCGGTGGGTGCATCGCAACAGAAAGAATTTTCGCACTGGAATATTCCTCTGGAGCCGCGATGTGATCGACGTTTTTTCCGACCGGAAGCGGCGGGTATCCGAGAAGACCTTTGAGCGCGGATTGGAATATTTTCCCCTGCTTCTTAAAAATCCCTTAAGATTCTTTAGAATATTCCAATATTTGTGGTATAACATCCTGCTTTTAGCATATCGGATTTTCAGAACCGCCCGTTCCTGA
- a CDS encoding RsmE family RNA methyltransferase, with protein MRQLVLERLPAADGTISLDGPAYRYLVNVLRVAPGDHLDVRLPGGGLSVATVLLVDRKARSIQLSCLDIEGNPCYVDPVIGRSMPPLAAPAEGFPKIVLLQWVLKGPKMDQVVRQATEAGVCAIIPVVGERSLVKDSRDIGGEKASRWERIAKEARQQSGSPVGTYLADPVESVSMPKFWDSFLSAQSVDRSKCLSLVLTEAPLARKTLHEYCDGGPSLTAIAIGPEGGMTSRELELLAVAGFNRLHFNTNVLRAETAALYGIAAVQVLLTESEKWQLKE; from the coding sequence ATGAGACAGCTGGTGCTTGAGCGTCTTCCGGCGGCCGACGGAACGATTTCCCTTGATGGACCGGCATACCGGTATCTGGTGAACGTGTTGCGGGTTGCCCCCGGCGACCATCTCGATGTGAGGCTTCCCGGCGGAGGGCTTTCGGTAGCTACAGTTCTGCTGGTAGACCGGAAAGCCCGTTCCATACAGCTTTCCTGTCTCGACATCGAAGGGAATCCCTGCTACGTAGATCCGGTAATCGGACGCTCGATGCCTCCCCTTGCCGCTCCCGCCGAAGGGTTTCCCAAGATCGTTTTGCTTCAGTGGGTGCTAAAGGGTCCGAAAATGGATCAAGTCGTGAGGCAGGCAACTGAAGCCGGCGTCTGCGCGATAATTCCTGTCGTGGGAGAGCGTTCGCTGGTGAAGGATTCACGGGATATCGGGGGAGAGAAAGCGTCCCGGTGGGAGCGCATCGCGAAGGAAGCCCGCCAGCAAAGCGGTTCGCCGGTAGGCACCTATTTGGCCGATCCGGTTGAATCGGTTTCAATGCCGAAATTCTGGGATTCTTTTCTTTCCGCTCAATCCGTCGACCGATCGAAATGCCTGTCCCTGGTTTTAACCGAGGCCCCCCTTGCGCGAAAAACTCTCCATGAGTATTGTGATGGGGGACCCTCGTTGACGGCAATAGCTATCGGCCCGGAAGGCGGAATGACTTCCCGGGAATTGGAGCTTCTTGCCGTCGCCGGGTTTAATCGACTGCATTTCAATACAAACGTGCTGCGGGCCGAAACGGCCGCCTTGTATGGAATAGCGGCGGTTCAGGTATTGCTGACGGAGTCTGAAAAGTGGCAGTTGAAAGAATAG
- a CDS encoding S41 family peptidase, with protein MNPKKLWFGAALFSSALLFFVLASPSAFAEQDSGSDRSSDRYLQLFQYVFSFIQSNYVDEVDPKVLYEGAMKGMLDSLEDPYTSYIDSESLMGMNLKDTTTGAFGGVGLSITKPLVSTPEKPAWVEVASPIEDTPGWKAGVQPGDLILSIEGVDTPDITMERVLSLLRGPVGTTVTITLRRGKALEFPVTLKRALIEVPTVKYSVMENGIGYLRIIEFTPLTAERVKEALSLFQKESCTGLLIDLRNNPGGLITSVVDVANLFIDEGVIVSTRSRINNENREFRASKAKTVFSHDIPIVVLSNRGSASASEILAGALKDYKMAYLVGETTYGKGSVQQVIDLLNSDAMKITMARYYTPSDANIDKLGIPPDLEILPPELTEEEEKALTELLQTSALADLVAGKTALSSKDADDLALRLQKQYPVNLRTLKQLVKQEYWRTHIAPLYDLEYDIQLSRGIELLLSGSVPSLLPGTKTVRELQEEKNAASLEEKADTTDQEI; from the coding sequence ATGAATCCAAAAAAACTCTGGTTCGGAGCGGCTCTTTTTTCTTCGGCTCTCCTTTTTTTCGTACTCGCGTCTCCTTCGGCCTTTGCCGAACAGGACTCAGGCTCAGACCGTTCCTCCGACCGGTATCTTCAGCTTTTTCAATATGTTTTTTCCTTTATACAGTCGAATTACGTCGATGAAGTCGATCCGAAAGTGCTGTATGAAGGCGCAATGAAGGGGATGCTGGATTCTCTTGAGGATCCCTATACATCATATATCGATTCGGAAAGCCTGATGGGGATGAATCTTAAGGACACCACCACCGGCGCTTTCGGCGGGGTTGGGTTGTCCATCACCAAGCCCCTTGTGTCCACGCCTGAAAAGCCGGCGTGGGTAGAGGTCGCTTCTCCGATAGAGGATACCCCTGGATGGAAAGCCGGGGTTCAGCCGGGCGATCTTATTCTTTCGATAGAAGGCGTCGATACCCCCGATATTACGATGGAAAGGGTCCTCTCTCTTCTGCGCGGTCCCGTAGGAACTACCGTGACAATTACGCTTCGCCGGGGAAAGGCGCTCGAATTTCCCGTTACCTTGAAGAGGGCTCTTATCGAGGTGCCTACGGTTAAATACTCGGTGATGGAGAACGGAATCGGCTATCTCAGGATCATCGAATTTACTCCGTTAACCGCCGAGAGGGTTAAAGAAGCGCTCTCCCTCTTTCAAAAAGAATCGTGCACGGGGCTGCTGATAGACCTCAGAAACAATCCGGGCGGCCTCATAACAAGCGTAGTGGACGTCGCGAATCTGTTTATAGACGAAGGGGTTATAGTCTCTACCCGGTCCCGGATCAACAATGAAAACCGCGAATTCCGCGCGTCTAAGGCGAAAACCGTCTTTTCTCATGATATTCCGATAGTCGTTCTTTCGAACCGGGGCTCGGCGAGCGCTTCAGAGATTCTCGCCGGCGCGTTGAAGGATTACAAGATGGCCTATCTCGTAGGAGAAACCACCTACGGGAAGGGGTCCGTTCAGCAGGTGATCGATCTTCTCAATTCGGACGCGATGAAGATTACAATGGCGCGGTACTACACCCCCAGCGACGCGAACATCGACAAGCTGGGCATTCCCCCGGATCTTGAAATCCTTCCTCCCGAGTTGACGGAAGAAGAAGAAAAAGCCCTCACCGAGCTGCTTCAAACGTCTGCGCTCGCAGATCTTGTGGCGGGAAAGACGGCCCTTTCGTCCAAGGACGCGGACGATCTTGCCCTGCGGCTGCAAAAACAGTACCCGGTAAATCTCCGGACGCTTAAGCAGCTGGTCAAGCAGGAATATTGGAGAACCCATATAGCCCCGCTCTACGATCTGGAGTACGACATCCAGCTTTCTCGGGGCATCGAACTGCTGTTGTCGGGATCTGTTCCCTCGCTGCTTCCCGGCACGAAGACGGTAAGAGAACTTCAGGAAGAAAAGAACGCCGCCTCTCTGGAAGAGAAAGCTGATACAACCGATCAGGAAATCTGA
- a CDS encoding P-loop NTPase encodes MQIIPVASGKGGVGKSLLSANLAIALGQAGKKVLLADLDLGASNLHLVLGVQAPKAGLGTFLTGSSSFSDIVLPTNYPNVSFIPGDSEIPGLTALRAPQKNSLTKNFLSSNADYLILDLGAGTHLGILDFFLLSGQGIVVTAPSVTATLNAYLFLKNTVFRLMYGSFKKDSAAWKKLEDLRHDSAALQRMYIPRIMEEIEKVDPESAAKFKKKAASFRPRLVMNMIDDPKDADKALKIRRSCKEYLNIDLEHLGVIYRDSIQDTALASRLPVIIYKPQCMLSQAVYRIADKILQAETEPMEDIAAFSDDSFQAAEMEAAIDHESRMNYVEELVGSGALSMGDLAETIKSQQYEISVLRKENLLLKNKISKALQQGFIL; translated from the coding sequence ATGCAAATAATTCCTGTCGCGAGCGGTAAAGGCGGCGTAGGCAAAAGCCTCCTCTCGGCAAACCTGGCGATCGCACTGGGTCAAGCCGGTAAAAAAGTGCTTCTCGCGGACCTTGATCTGGGAGCATCGAATCTGCATCTCGTCCTTGGAGTACAGGCGCCGAAAGCAGGACTGGGAACGTTTCTCACCGGTTCATCGTCTTTTTCGGACATCGTGCTGCCGACTAACTATCCGAACGTTTCCTTCATCCCGGGAGATTCTGAAATACCGGGGCTTACCGCCCTCCGGGCTCCGCAAAAAAACAGCTTAACGAAAAATTTTCTTTCTTCTAACGCTGACTATCTTATCCTGGATCTGGGAGCGGGAACGCACCTCGGCATCCTTGATTTCTTCCTGTTATCCGGACAGGGCATCGTCGTTACCGCGCCCTCTGTCACGGCGACGCTGAATGCCTACCTTTTTCTCAAAAACACCGTTTTCAGGCTGATGTACGGGTCGTTCAAAAAAGATTCTGCCGCATGGAAAAAACTGGAAGACCTGCGCCATGACAGCGCGGCCCTGCAGCGCATGTACATTCCCCGCATCATGGAAGAAATCGAAAAGGTAGATCCCGAAAGCGCCGCGAAATTCAAAAAAAAGGCGGCATCGTTCCGGCCTCGACTCGTCATGAACATGATCGACGATCCGAAAGACGCCGACAAGGCGCTGAAAATCCGCCGATCCTGCAAGGAATATCTGAATATCGATCTGGAACACCTCGGCGTGATATATAGAGATTCGATTCAGGATACCGCGCTTGCTTCCAGGCTGCCGGTCATCATTTACAAACCTCAGTGCATGCTCTCCCAGGCGGTGTACCGCATCGCCGACAAAATTCTGCAGGCTGAAACGGAGCCGATGGAAGACATCGCCGCCTTTTCGGACGACAGCTTCCAGGCCGCGGAAATGGAGGCGGCGATAGACCACGAGTCGCGCATGAACTACGTAGAAGAGCTTGTCGGAAGCGGAGCGCTCTCGATGGGAGATCTCGCTGAAACCATCAAATCGCAACAGTACGAAATTTCCGTGTTAAGAAAGGAAAACCTCCTGCTTAAAAATAAAATCTCCAAAGCCTTGCAGCAGGGCTTTATTCTCTAG
- a CDS encoding FapA family protein → MARNLWDLSFNQKSRRWHLTAPENIKPEQLPTLEELKTRTAEHKIHPRTLLSDDVLERSLEKARNMPGEAISFPVVLEPTFDVRISVAPEKTSATLYIRKSDDPKNPIDLKLISTVLNNSRLVGMNPEKIQAAIAEFKDSDNMELANLVLAQGTPPGRGNEREFVPLFEPLPDEQKNVLLKRLIDARNTRASASNKPQVALNSETVLAPVEKGVVVFSFSPIEPGTPGIDVYGKEIPGLPGNDPFIHLHGGLSLGPSGVKTEREGLLITSGTGHELRAEVVSCKHAEAEISVSEDKMTAFLKITPEIGAGTPLDIELVKQAISKESIKGSLNFEALEKDIQTARNLRKSLDIILLSGLPAVKPNGVRLAWKKHPGSADKPALINAGDEIVITETLPAGSDGVDVFGTVTPANQAQETREPDHDESILKEPHGQGFRYAAATGGLLVQHEGKLKVSKQWRIDGDVAEENGDIAFPGDIEIAGNVGNGRSVRAGGDLQVFGNAEVALISADESVRMQGGIKGKGRGTVWAKKEIYLQYAENSRILAGGNISIDNYCFQCTVKTNGKIIMQGNPAVLLGGNIRASQGLEVFELGSSKTIRTSISFGQNYLVSDQIEVCEREVVKIKETIDKIDAEMKRTANTNPRIHELRRTKLELMKRNDKLTVRIFTLKEQFETHIISSIRVENTVYPGVILESHGRYHEVREQKNHVIFYFDLATGQIICKPIENE, encoded by the coding sequence ATGGCGCGAAATCTCTGGGATCTCTCATTCAATCAAAAAAGCCGTCGCTGGCATCTGACCGCTCCCGAGAACATTAAACCGGAGCAGCTGCCGACCCTTGAAGAGCTCAAAACCAGGACGGCCGAGCATAAGATTCATCCGCGCACCCTCCTGTCCGACGATGTTCTCGAGCGAAGCCTGGAAAAAGCGCGGAACATGCCCGGCGAAGCGATATCGTTCCCCGTTGTTCTGGAACCGACCTTCGACGTTCGCATTTCCGTAGCACCCGAGAAAACAAGCGCGACCTTGTATATCCGAAAATCAGACGATCCGAAAAACCCGATCGACCTGAAACTCATCTCCACCGTATTGAACAATAGCCGGCTCGTCGGGATGAACCCGGAAAAAATTCAGGCAGCGATCGCGGAATTCAAAGACTCGGACAATATGGAGCTTGCAAATCTCGTGTTGGCGCAGGGAACACCGCCTGGCAGGGGAAACGAAAGGGAGTTTGTGCCTCTTTTTGAACCTTTGCCCGACGAGCAGAAAAACGTTCTGCTAAAACGTTTGATAGACGCGCGGAATACACGCGCCTCTGCGTCGAACAAACCGCAAGTCGCCTTGAATTCGGAGACAGTGCTAGCCCCGGTTGAAAAGGGCGTCGTCGTTTTTTCGTTTTCGCCCATAGAACCGGGAACGCCCGGGATCGACGTCTATGGAAAGGAAATCCCGGGATTGCCGGGAAATGATCCATTCATCCATCTCCATGGAGGCTTGAGCCTCGGACCCTCGGGCGTAAAAACCGAGAGGGAAGGTCTTCTGATTACTTCCGGCACGGGACACGAGCTTCGAGCTGAGGTAGTCAGCTGCAAGCACGCGGAAGCAGAGATCTCCGTATCTGAAGACAAAATGACGGCTTTCCTGAAAATAACCCCCGAGATCGGGGCGGGAACTCCGCTCGATATAGAACTGGTCAAACAGGCGATTTCAAAGGAATCCATAAAAGGCTCGCTCAATTTCGAAGCGCTGGAAAAGGACATCCAAACCGCGCGGAATCTTCGCAAATCCCTTGATATCATACTTTTATCCGGTTTGCCGGCCGTCAAGCCTAACGGAGTCCGCCTGGCATGGAAAAAACACCCCGGTAGCGCCGATAAACCGGCGCTGATCAACGCCGGAGACGAAATTGTGATTACAGAAACGCTGCCTGCGGGATCCGACGGCGTCGATGTATTCGGAACGGTAACGCCGGCGAATCAGGCGCAGGAAACGCGCGAACCGGACCACGACGAAAGCATCTTGAAGGAGCCGCACGGACAGGGATTCCGCTATGCCGCAGCGACAGGCGGCCTGCTCGTTCAACATGAAGGCAAGCTCAAGGTTTCGAAACAGTGGCGGATCGACGGAGACGTTGCGGAAGAGAATGGAGACATTGCCTTCCCTGGAGATATCGAAATAGCGGGCAACGTCGGAAACGGCCGATCCGTCAGGGCCGGGGGCGACTTGCAGGTTTTCGGGAACGCCGAAGTCGCGTTAATATCCGCGGACGAATCCGTTCGAATGCAGGGCGGAATCAAAGGAAAAGGACGGGGCACCGTCTGGGCGAAAAAAGAAATATATCTCCAGTACGCGGAGAATTCGCGCATCCTCGCCGGAGGCAACATCAGCATCGACAACTATTGCTTCCAATGCACCGTTAAAACTAACGGAAAAATCATCATGCAGGGCAATCCGGCAGTTCTTCTCGGCGGAAACATCAGAGCGTCCCAGGGGCTCGAGGTCTTCGAACTGGGATCCTCGAAAACCATACGTACAAGCATCTCCTTCGGCCAGAATTACCTGGTCAGCGACCAGATAGAAGTGTGCGAGCGGGAAGTCGTTAAAATCAAGGAAACAATCGACAAAATCGACGCAGAAATGAAGCGCACCGCCAATACAAACCCGAGAATTCACGAACTGAGGCGAACCAAGCTCGAGCTCATGAAGCGCAACGACAAGCTGACGGTTCGAATTTTTACGCTGAAAGAACAGTTTGAAACGCACATCATTTCTTCAATACGGGTCGAAAACACTGTATACCCGGGCGTGATCCTTGAAAGCCACGGCAGATACCATGAAGTACGCGAACAAAAGAACCATGTCATTTTTTATTTTGATCTTGCCACCGGACAGATCATCTGCAAACCCATAGAAAACGAGTGA
- the lgt gene encoding prolipoprotein diacylglyceryl transferase — protein sequence MLLYITYPSWITPEIIPGIPLLRWYGLMYLVAFTTAWALFRFQVKAGDLQKAENRSQPVTDDEVLSFFTWGITGLLIGARIFATLVYDPSGDYWMRPWLIFWPFGKDGSWTGLQGMSYHGGFIGGMIGMILWAHRYKRSFLAWCDTMGASIPLAYTFGRLGNFLNGELYGRVTTSPLGMIFPGAQRFPLSQDWVKKTADALGMVIPEGAQLVNLPRHPSQLYEAFFEGIFLWALIWLVFRRKRPFNGFITAVYTIGYGAVRFVIEYFREPDADIGYRITANGQPSPTYLNESLLNLSTGQILCLVMIAAGTAFLVVRFLQTAGERKDHG from the coding sequence ATGTTATTGTACATCACCTATCCTTCATGGATAACGCCGGAGATAATACCCGGAATTCCGCTGCTTCGATGGTACGGGCTCATGTATCTTGTCGCGTTCACGACAGCTTGGGCATTGTTCCGCTTCCAGGTTAAGGCGGGAGACCTTCAAAAAGCTGAAAATCGTTCGCAACCGGTCACAGACGACGAAGTATTGAGTTTTTTCACCTGGGGCATCACCGGACTATTGATCGGCGCGCGGATTTTCGCGACCCTCGTCTACGATCCCTCAGGCGACTACTGGATGCGGCCCTGGCTGATTTTCTGGCCCTTCGGAAAAGACGGTTCCTGGACCGGATTGCAGGGAATGTCCTATCATGGAGGGTTCATAGGCGGCATGATCGGCATGATCCTGTGGGCGCACCGCTACAAAAGAAGCTTTCTCGCCTGGTGCGACACCATGGGAGCATCAATACCGCTCGCCTACACCTTCGGGCGCCTCGGAAATTTCCTTAACGGCGAGCTCTACGGAAGGGTAACAACCAGCCCGCTCGGAATGATATTTCCCGGAGCTCAGCGATTCCCCCTTTCGCAGGACTGGGTAAAGAAAACAGCCGACGCCCTCGGGATGGTCATACCCGAAGGAGCGCAGCTCGTGAACCTGCCGCGCCATCCGAGCCAGCTCTACGAAGCCTTCTTCGAAGGAATCTTCCTGTGGGCTCTCATCTGGCTCGTTTTCCGGAGAAAAAGACCCTTCAACGGATTCATAACCGCCGTCTATACGATCGGCTACGGAGCAGTCCGCTTCGTCATCGAATATTTCAGGGAACCGGACGCGGATATCGGCTACAGGATTACGGCAAACGGCCAGCCCTCGCCGACATATCTGAACGAGTCCCTTCTGAATCTATCAACGGGCCAGATTCTCTGCCTCGTGATGATCGCGGCGGGCACGGCGTTTCTTGTCGTTCGTTTTCTGCAAACAGCCGGAGAAAGAAAAGACCATGGATAA